From the genome of Medicago truncatula cultivar Jemalong A17 chromosome 2, MtrunA17r5.0-ANR, whole genome shotgun sequence:
CGTTCTCTTGTTCTCGAGGCAGTGAAAATGCGATTCGTCACCTAGCAAGTGTAGAACATGTGAATAATTTGAAGCACTTCTTTTGGAAATATGGTGGCACAGTGGATCAGCTGGATGTGTTTACAGTTTCTCATAATGACGTTGCAAAGGTGCCATATAAAATCTTATGTCTGTTTTTtaggggatttttttttttttttttatatataaaataactcATTATATAGAATGCATTTGCTCATTAAGTTACAAAAAAGCATTTGCTCATCATTTGTCATTTCTTTGCTAGTGCAGTGGGACAAGAGGTGCGCAAACCTTAAAAAAGAAGCTTCATTGCAAAGTGAGGAAAGTCCTGGAGCAGTTTTTGGACCTTCAAGTGATATCCATAATCAATCGAACAATGAAAATATtgatagttttaaaaataatatttattccaATTCTGTGAACTCGAATGTTGTTTTGCCTTTACACTGCTACACAAATGAGTATCAGGTATCCTCTTCAGGTCACTCTGGAGTTGGAAATACCGGCCTTTTAGATATTGGTAAATCTTCTTTACCTTCGGAAGCATGCTCCAGTGCGAATACCCTTGCTTTGCAGGATTTTGCAGGTATGCTTACCCTGTCTATTGGAAATGTCATTCCTTATTCTTTACAATTATCGGTCACTTGCGGGATTTGTTAAAAAGTTGAGACTTATCTTCCGTGTGCTTATGCTTTGTGTCTCAGCTGAACGGAGAAGTCACAAACTCCCTTATAATAGTGGACAATGGTCAAGTGATGGATACTCATGTAATAAAGCGGTAAGTCTATGTGTTGGGGGGAAGAGGGGAGGGTTTCTTAGGCTTTGACTCTTCTGCTTGAGAATCTAACTATTGAGTTTCAGACTTTCAGCAATTGTTGGTTGATGATTTCATTGGTTTGTAAGATCAATGTATCTAAAGTTTTTCCTAAAGTTATCTAAAATTTTCTTGTCTTCATGATCAAGGATTATAGTTTGCTTCTCGCAATGCATGCTTGTATATTTTATAATCTCTAATTTCTATTTTCACATTATTCTGATTGTTGCTCCCCTCTTGCTCTGTAGCTTTCTAATGTCTAATTTAAACACTGATAAAGGCATTGCATTTCTTATGAATATAGCAGGTTCTTGATAATGGTAAAGTGGTCAGCGGAGAGAGTGGTCCGCAAGGTGTTCATCTATCTAtaactatatatttttcttaagttCTTATAATTCTATAAAGTTGGGGAGCATGTGCCAATTGAATATGTAATTTTTCATAGCACTATTGCATTTGCACCTATGTGCAAAATATTTGAAGACTTGAATGCAGAAAAAAAGTTCTCTGTGGCATTATGACTTGCTCTTAGATAGATAACATTGAGGAGGCTGTGAATGTGATGGTAAACTAGTGTGCATGATGCATTGTCTACTAATGACTCTGCATTTTCAGGTATACAAATGCTCACTCGGATTTCTTTTGTGCCTGCTGAAAATGGTGGTGGAAATGTTCATTCTGGTGCACCTCCGCCTTGGTTTGAAACAACTGAGGGAGTTCAGATGCATCCGAAGCCTGTTTTAGGAGACCTTGTCTCCCATTCAAACAAGTCAGGGAAGCACAAAAAGTTGAATCCTAAACGCGTTGGAGCTGCTTGGGCAGAAAAGAGAAAGATTGAAATGGAGATGGAAAAGAGGGGAGAGACTGTGAGGAACGAATGTGATGCCAGCTGGCTTCCTAATTTTGGTAGAGTCTGGCAATCTGGCAGCAGAAGAGAATCCAGAAAAGAATTTGAAAAGGAGAAACAAGAGTTGTCAAATGTTGAAGCTCAACCTGAGATGCCAATCAAGATACAACCTTATGTTAGCAAAAGAATGGTGCGTTTTACATTCTAAATATTATGGGTTTGATTTGTTTCAAAACTGTCTGTCAAAACCAGTCTGCTTTGTGCCTGACCGAGCCCAAGCTTGGCATGTTTGGTATATGGGTTGCAAAATGGGCAGAGTCAGGGGCGGTTGGTTTCATATCAATGGGGTAGCATTTGCTaccccaaaagaaaaaaaaatcttgaataaTGTAGTATAGTTTTGTATGTAGCTACCccattgatatattatttgGCTACTCCAAACAATTTTTGTTGGTTTAAAGAAGGATGatatcaataaaatatagataatcTATTTAGTTTAGTATCAATTATAGATAAATTTGACTTAAAACTTCATAGAGcacaacttttataaataattattgttagattttattttctttactgtcgtttcattaaatataagtaaaagttATCGTTATTGATTAAGTTCaatatattagtttttaaaatatatatatattttttgtatttggcCTCCTCATAAATATTGTGCTAGCTTCGCCGTTTTGCAGAGTACTTCAGACTGATCATACCACCATGTCTAGAATGGTGGTATCAATTGTATACAGATAAAACAAATGCATTTAATTGGGCAGATGCGGGTAGATGAACTTCAGACTGATCATACCACCATGCCCGACCCAACCCGCAAAAAACCGGAGGAAACAACCCGATATGTGCGGGTTATAGCGGGTTAACGGGTCTACGGGTTATAAACACGGgtatttaagagtttaattgGGCAGATGCGGGTAGATGAACTTCAACCGCGGGTACCCGAACCCGCCCGCGAATACAAATAATTTATGGGAATTGATGATAATCAAATGCATTTAGGGAGTAATAACTACTTTCATTTGCGGTGCAAGTTTTTTAGCAATATAATAACACCTTTGGTTGACCAATTCAATACTATTTTatatcacatttatttttatttactacTAGGATTTTACTTTGTAGTTATTTCCTTTTATGTTTTCCATTGAAACGTTACAGCAAAACATCATCTCTCTCACGGCTTCTTCACCACCACCATGCTCCATCAGTATCAATTACTTTTCTTCAAACATTAACACCATGTTCTGTTAGTCtcccttatttttcttttgactacGTCCCTCCTCTTTTCTCTTCTGCATCTTCTTTTACTTCTCAAATCTcagtttttatttcaattttcattttcttcttgatGTTTTGTTGGTTGATGAATGATGTAGATCTGAGGTGAGGCTactgttttttcaaatttctatTATGAATCTTCTCAACCCGCGTGAACCCACCCGTAAACCCGCAACCCGAAAGACCCGAACCCGTGCAAACCGAAGAAGAAAAGCTAGCTTAAATGGGTCTGTACACACAAACCGCGGGTTGAGCTGGGTCGAGCTTTCAGACCCGAACCCGCCCGTTGTCCACCCCTAGACTAGGTGGTACCCCAACCattaaacaattcaaaaatgaTGAGTAACCCAGTAATAGCGACTCAAAAGTTTATTTGAGATAATCTGATCGAAAAAGCACAAAACTCAGGAGCTGTGTGCTGCTTCGCCCTTGCATTGCATCAGATACAAATTGGAGTCACAGTGAACTCTCCTGGCCGGAAAACACACCAGAGTTGTCCGTGTATCAGAAACTGTGAGGAATTCCTtctaaatttcctttttttttttaataaattagaattttccTTCCCTTCT
Proteins encoded in this window:
- the LOC25486599 gene encoding TITAN-like protein, producing the protein MREQSENKSKSAKPKTGTKEKKKSEFEFCKVCKINHDQGLRHKYFPKHKQSLSTFLSRFKNKLSDVRFFLKTPSPLTPQLASGNRFWCVFCDQDIDEHSSSFACENAIRHLASVEHVNNLKHFFWKYGGTVDQLDVFTVSHNDVAKWDKRCANLKKEASLQSEESPGAVFGPSSDIHNQSNNENIDSFKNNIYSNSVNSNVVLPLHCYTNEYQVSSSGHSGVGNTGLLDIGKSSLPSEACSSANTLALQDFAAERRSHKLPYNSGQWSSDGYSCNKAVLDNGKVVSGESGPQGIQMLTRISFVPAENGGGNVHSGAPPPWFETTEGVQMHPKPVLGDLVSHSNKSGKHKKLNPKRVGAAWAEKRKIEMEMEKRGETVRNECDASWLPNFGRVWQSGSRRESRKEFEKEKQELSNVEAQPEMPIKIQPYVSKRMVRFTF